Proteins from a single region of Deltaproteobacteria bacterium:
- a CDS encoding OmpA family protein, whose translation MHDRKVTAVGLAAVLILSGCSAMRERRWSYCAVAGGLVGAAVGAGTAGGLVNAYEKDRSAEHTGEAAGGGAVVGGAIGTLLGHLICDPTEKAPPPPPPPPPPPPPPTRKHIELSADTYFDFDKATLKPAGKERIDTDVVRPMKEHAELRALVEGHTDSIGSDAYNQRLSERRANAVADYMEAQGIASSRITTKGWGKSKPVADNRTKEGRARNRRVEITVE comes from the coding sequence ATGCATGATCGGAAAGTGACTGCGGTCGGGCTCGCCGCCGTCCTCATCCTGAGTGGCTGTAGCGCCATGCGGGAGCGGCGATGGAGTTACTGTGCGGTCGCCGGCGGACTCGTCGGAGCCGCCGTCGGCGCCGGCACCGCGGGGGGGCTCGTCAATGCGTATGAGAAGGACCGCTCCGCCGAGCACACCGGCGAGGCAGCAGGAGGGGGCGCGGTCGTTGGAGGGGCCATCGGGACGCTCCTCGGCCACCTCATCTGTGATCCGACAGAGAAAGCGCCGCCTCCGCCGCCACCACCGCCGCCCCCTCCTCCACCGCCGACGCGGAAGCACATCGAGCTCTCGGCCGACACGTACTTCGACTTCGACAAGGCAACGCTGAAGCCCGCGGGCAAGGAGCGGATCGATACGGACGTCGTGCGGCCGATGAAGGAGCACGCGGAGCTCCGCGCGCTCGTCGAGGGCCACACCGACTCGATCGGTTCGGACGCGTACAACCAGCGGCTGTCCGAGCGGCGGGCCAACGCCGTCGCCGATTACATGGAGGCGCAAGGGATCGCGTCATCGCGGATCACGACGAAGGGTTGGGGGAAGTCCAAGCCGGTCGCTGACAACAGGACGAAGGAAGGCCGAGCGCGGAACCGACGCGTCGAGATCACCGTGGAATAG